A window of the Gorilla gorilla gorilla isolate KB3781 chromosome 8, NHGRI_mGorGor1-v2.1_pri, whole genome shotgun sequence genome harbors these coding sequences:
- the LOC115936053 gene encoding BTB/POZ domain-containing adapter for CUL3-mediated RhoA degradation protein 3-like has translation MEEMSGESVVSSAVPAVPAAATRTTSFKGTSPSSKYVKLNVGGALYYSTMQTPTKQDTMLKAMFSGRMEVLTDSEGWILIDRCGKHFGTILNYLRDGVVPLPESRREIEELLAEAKYYLVQGLVEECQAAQQNKDTHEPFCKVPVITSSKEEQKLTATSNKPAVKLLYNRSNNKYSYTSNSDDNMLKNIELFDKLSLRFNGRVLFIKDFIGDEICCWSFYGQGRKIAEVCCTSVIYATEKKQTKVEFPEARIYEETLNILLYEAQDGRGPDNALLEATGGAAGRSHHLEEDEERERERIERVRRIHIKRPDDWAHLHQ, from the coding sequence ATGGAAGAGATGTCAGGAGAAAGTGTGGTGAGCTCAGCGGTGCCAGCGGTGCCAGCGGCTGCTACCCGCACCACTTCCTTCAAGGGCACGAGCCCCAGCTCCAAATACGTAAAGCTGAATGTGGGTGGAGCCCTCTACTATTCCACCATGCAGACGCCGACAAAGCAGGACACCATGCTGAAAGCCATGTTCAGCGGGCGCATGGAAGTGCTCACCGACAGTGAAGGCTGGATCCTCATTGACCGCTGTGGGAAGCACTTTGGTACGATACTCAACTACCTTCGAGACGGGGTGGTGCCTTTACCTGAGAGCCGCCGGGAGATCGAGGAGCTGCTAGCAGAAGCCAAGTACTACCTAGTCCAAGGCCTGGTGGAAGAGTGCCAGGCGGCCCAACAAAACAAAGATACTCATGAGCCTTTCTGCAAGGTCCCCGTGATCACCTCATCCAAGGAAGAACAAAAACTTACAGCGACTTCAAATAAGCCAGCCGTGAAGTTGCTCTACAACAGAAGTAACAACAAATACTCATATACCAGCAATTCTGACGACAATATGTTGAAAAACATTGAATTGTTTGATAAGCTGTCTCTGCGCTTTAACGGAAGGGTCCTGTTCATAAAGGATTTCATTGGGGATGAAATCTGCTGCTGGTCCTTTTATGGTCAGGGCCGGAAGATTGCTGAAGTCTGTTGTACCTCCGTCATCTATGCCACTGAGAAGAAACAGACCAAGGTGGAGTTTCCCGAAGCCCGGATTTATGAGGAGACCCTGAACATTTTGCTGTATGAGGCCCAGGATGGCCGGGGACCTGACAATGCGCTCCTGGAGGCCACAGGCGGGGCAGCAGGGCGCTCCCACCACCTGGAGGAGGACGAGGAGCGGGAGCGGGAGCGGATCGAGCGCGTGCGGAGGATCCACATCAAGCGCCCCGATGACTGGGCCCACCTCCACCAGTGA